In Streptomyces ambofaciens ATCC 23877, a single genomic region encodes these proteins:
- a CDS encoding pilus assembly protein TadG-related protein: MRSRTHGDAGQAFPIYITVVGGLLFLALAYFAVGQAAATRSEAQTAADAAALAAALETRDYLAGEWLTNVLEPDTWQDIFTGDVPLPDACWRAHELAARNEASVDCALDGILRYTVVAETNDTVGDTIVPGTEDQRATASATAVIEARCDFKPPAEDADEDVLPRLSCEGTDWELDPDDLGVLPEPEDLFDVHLAD; this comes from the coding sequence ATGCGTAGCCGTACGCACGGCGATGCAGGGCAGGCTTTCCCCATCTACATCACGGTGGTGGGAGGCCTGCTCTTTCTCGCGCTCGCGTACTTCGCGGTCGGCCAGGCCGCAGCGACTCGTAGCGAAGCCCAGACGGCGGCCGACGCCGCGGCGCTCGCAGCAGCCCTTGAGACCCGCGACTACCTCGCAGGTGAGTGGCTGACGAACGTGCTGGAACCCGATACCTGGCAGGACATCTTCACCGGTGATGTACCCCTACCTGACGCCTGCTGGCGTGCCCATGAGCTGGCCGCACGCAACGAGGCGAGCGTGGATTGCGCACTGGATGGAATCCTGCGCTACACCGTCGTTGCCGAGACCAACGACACCGTCGGGGACACGATCGTCCCGGGCACAGAGGATCAGAGGGCGACGGCGTCCGCGACCGCCGTGATCGAAGCCCGCTGCGACTTCAAGCCGCCCGCCGAGGACGCCGACGAGGATGTGCTGCCCAGGCTCTCCTGTGAAGGTACGGACTGGGAGTTGGATCCGGACGACCTGGGGGTCCTACCCGAACCCGAGGATCTCTTCGATGTCCACCTGGCCGACTGA
- a CDS encoding Flp family type IVb pilin, with amino-acid sequence MTNWLRTTATHLHTRANARDDRGQTAVEYLGIIAVVVAIVLAITGTDIGQTIYNAITDKITEVTGV; translated from the coding sequence ATGACCAACTGGCTCCGCACCACCGCCACCCACCTGCACACCCGCGCCAACGCCCGCGACGACAGGGGCCAGACGGCGGTGGAGTACCTGGGGATCATCGCGGTGGTGGTCGCGATCGTGCTGGCGATCACGGGGACGGACATCGGGCAGACGATCTACAACGCGATCACCGACAAGATCACCGAGGTCACCGGTGTCTGA